A section of the Corvus moneduloides isolate bCorMon1 chromosome 29, bCorMon1.pri, whole genome shotgun sequence genome encodes:
- the ADAM15 gene encoding disintegrin and metalloproteinase domain-containing protein 15 isoform X1, which produces MGAMGPRLLLATGLLLAAGTGSAAGDSSQQHSEELGHSWSVTPRVLWDNRTLSLAEATQGGFPARLRVLLELEEVRLVLELEQNWELVQGTGALLYYLPDGTRVIQEPSKQEHCCYQGTVQGFPGSWANLCACAGVSGHLWLSETRSYALEPDTSSPPGQHVASRLRVEPQSCGQGPRPGAEATEPLWPQRGKRAAAEQRFVELVMVVDHAAFQNYPTLQRVHTRTLEVANQVDVFFRPLGVRVALLAVEVWSEGDKIAVGSSARAVLERFLRWRQEELLPRLPHDNAQLLTGARFDDVSVGMSTQASMCSPSRSGGVSMDHSVSVLVIASTVAHQLGHNLGMRHDSSGRLCHCSDLQHDRGCIMAPPTGLTPGLSFSNCSRQDLERSLQQGQGWCLSNVPKPQLLTGSPTCGNHFVELGEECDCGLSVECTDPCCNSSSCQLMPGAVCATEDTCCQDCQLRRAGHVCRERLGECDLPEFCDGVSPRCPPDTFLQDGQPCAGGRARCYSGACATYEGQCQQLLGPGASPVSSSCMATLNTRGDEHGHCGQLPNGSYVTCGQQDTSCGMLQCQRGSTRGDRPEGSCQGTPLPGDEDVTDAAMVLPGTTCGPGKMCLQHRCQDISVLGDQQCQSNCHGHGVCNNHGHCHCERGWAPPTCDSPGVGGSEDSGPAGLERGGSALPTALLLSALLGLALALGLCRARRAGLHKHLCQLGKGTSCQYSAETRVRFLGPGAADGWSGISQPETRSGSNQGPPARPRPPQWHQATELQVMHGSKPAALGSARPDPPSRPLPPDPVPKAPPSDRPPPPTRPLPADPVLLSAQPPGPAKPPPPQRPLPSDPPGPSLPRSETPPGHPYVTVIPARPAPAPPEA; this is translated from the exons ATGGGGGCGATGGGGCCGCGGCTGCTCCTCGCCACGGGGCTGCTGCTCGCCGCCGGCACCGGGAGCGCTGCAG GTGACAGCTCGCAGCAGCACAGTGAAGAATTAGGGCACTCCTGGTCTGTGACCCCGCGGGTCCTGTGGGATAACCGGACACTCAGCTTGGCAGAAGCGACCCAG gggggaTTCCCCGCCCGTCTGAGAGTCCTGCTGGAGCTTGAGGAGGTGcggctggtgctggagctggagcaaaACTG ggagctggtgcaggGCACCGGGGCGCTGCTCTATTACCTGCCCGATGGCACACGGGTGATCCAGGAGCCCAGCAAGCAG gagcactgcTGCTACCAGGGGACAGTGCAGGgcttccctggctcctgggcCAACCTCTGTGCATGCGCTGGAGTCAG CGGCCACCTCTGGCTGTCAGAGACCAGGAGCTACGCGCTGGAGCCGGACACCAGCAGCCCACCAGGGCAACACGTGGCGTCCCGTCTGCGGGTGGAGCCACAGAGCTGCGGGCAGGGCCCTCGCCCTGGGGCAGAGGCAACAGAGCCCCTCTGGCCACAGCGG ggCAAGCGGGCAGCGGCAGAGCAGCGCTTTGTGGAGCTGGTGATGGTGGTGGACCACGCTGCG TTCCAGAATTACCCCACCCTACAGCGTGTTCACACCCGGACCCTGGAAGTCGCCAACCAGGTGGATGTG TTCTTCCGCCCGCTGGGAGTGCGGGTGGCCCTGCTGGCGGTGGAGGTCTGGAGCGAGGGTGACAAGATCGCGGTGGGCAGCAGTGCCCGGGCAGTGCTGGAGCGGTTCCTGCGCTGGcgccaggaggagctgctgccccggcTGCCCCACGACAATGCCCAGCTCCTGAC GGGTGCCCGCTTTGATGATGTCTCAGTGGGGATGTCCACTCAAGCCTCCATGTGTTCCCCCTCACGCTCCGGGGGGGTCAGCATG GACCACTCCGTCAGTGTCCTTGTCATCGCCTCCACCGTGGCCCATCAGCTGGGGCACAACCTGGGCATGCGCCACGACAGCAGCGGGCGCCTCTGCCACTGCAGCGACCTCCAGCACGACCGCGGCTGCATCATGGCACCGCCTACGGG GTTGACGCCTGGCTTGAGCTTCAGCAACTGCAGCCGGCAGGACCTGGAGCgcagcctgcagcagggccagggctggtgCCTCTCCAACGtccccaagccccagctcctgaCTGGGAGCCCCACCTGCGGGAACCACTTCGTGGAGCTGGGCGAGGAATGCGACTGTGGCCTCAGCGTG GAGTGCACCGATCCTTGCtgcaacagcagctcctgccagctgaTGCCAGGGGCCGTGTGTGCTACCGAGGACACCTGCTGCCAGGACTGCCAG CTGCGCCGTGCTGGACACGTGTGTCGGGAGCGGCTGGGCGAGTGCGACCTGCCCGAGTTCTGTGACGGGGTCTCGCCGCGCTGCCCCCCTGACACGTTCCTGCAGGACGGGCAGCCCTGCGCCGGCGGGCGGGCGCGCTGCTACAGCGGCGCCTGTGCCACCTACgaggggcagtgccagcagctgctggggccag GTGCCAGTCCTGtctccagctcctgcatggCCACCCTGAACACAAGAGGAGATGAGCATGGGCACTGCGGGCAGCTCCCCAATGGCTCCTATGTCACCTGCGGCCAGCA ggacaccagctgtgggatgctgcagtgccagcGCGGCAGCACCCGTGGGGACAGACCGGAAGGGTCCTGCCAGGGGACACCCCTGCCCGGGGACGAGGATGTGACCGATGCGGCCATGGTGCTGCCCGGCACCACCTGTGGCCCTGGGAAG ATGTGCCTCCAGCACCGGTGCCAGGACATCTCCGTGCTGGGTgaccagcagtgccagagcaaCTGCCATGGGCACGGG GTGTGTAACAACCACGGGCACTGCCACTGTGAGCGGGGCTGGGCCCCCCCAACCTGCGACAGCCCCGGCGTGGGGGGCAGCGAGGACAGCGGCCCTGCCGGCCTCGAGCGAG GGGGAAGCGCCCTGCCCACGGCCCTGCTGTTGAGCgcgctgctggggctggcgCTGGCGCTGGGGCTGtgccgcgcccgccgcgccggccTGCACAAGCACCTCTGCCAGCTTGGCAAGGGCACCTCCTGCCAGTACAG TGCTGAGACCCGGGTGCGGTTCCTGGGTCCCGGAGCCGCAGACGGCTGGAGCGG gATCTCACAGCCAGAGACCCGCTCGGGCAGCAACCAAGGTCCCCCCGCGCGTCCCCGGCCCCCGCAGTGGCATCAGGCCACGGAGCTGCAGGTCATGCACGGCAGCAAG CCGGCTGCcctcggctcggcccggcctGATCCGCCCTCCCGGCCTCTCCCGCCGGACCCTGTGCCCAAG GCCCCCCCCTCGGACAGGCCACCCCCCCCCACACGCCCGCTGCCTGCAGACCCGGTGCTGCTGAGCGCTCAG CCCCCAGGTCCAGCCAAGCCCCCCCCACCACAGCGGCCGCTGCCCTCGGACCCCCCGGGCCCTTCGCTGCCCCGCAGCGAGACCCCCCCTGGGCACCCCTATGTCACCGTGATTCCTGCCAG gcccgccccggccccgccagaGGCCTGA